DNA sequence from the bacterium genome:
CATGCGTGAGCAGTTCGGCGACCGTCCGGCCTCCGGCCAGACGGATTTTGTAGGCGCCGGCGGCGCTGTTGTTGTTGACGATTTTTGCATAATAGGTTCCGCTTGCAGCGGGGACATAGCCTGATAATCTGAAATTCCGATTCGAGTTGCGGCCGGCGACGCTGGTGGTCAGCAGGTTGGCGGCAGAGGCGGCGAAATACAATTCGAGATTGGGCGAAGCCTCGTCGCTGCTCTCGATGCTGGTGAGGTAATACATTTTGTTTTTATCCAGCGGCAGCGAATAGTAATCTGCATCCTGGCTTGAAGCAAACGAGGCGGAGATGATGTGGGGCAGTTGGGTGGAAAAGGATTGTGCGGTTTCACGGGTGTCGTTGGGTTCTACTTCGGCGGTTTGGCTGAAAGCGAGCGAAAACGAGCAAAGTAAAACAGGTAAACTGCGTTGGATGAGATTCATTTCGTATCCTTCTGTTGGTTTTCCAGTTCAATGAAGTATAAAAAGTACCGTTTTTATTTGATAATTTCAAGAATTATAAAAGCGTAGCGATCTCTATAAAGGCATTTTGTTATGCCGGCAAATACTAATTGCCACATTACGGCTTTTATCATCCAGAGGTGGAAAACAATGCGGTGCAGCGTTGGTTGCTAGATTCCTCGCCCTTTACGATGGCATTAGGACTGTTGGAAGATAGGGTGGCGGAATGAAAAGCGTATAATGCCGGCCGTCAATTTTTTGCAATCGAGGTGTCGCTTCATTCATAATAGAGTAGGATAATCGCGCTGCAACCGGGCATAAAATATTCAATCTCTAGATGACTTGCTATGATCGGGAATGACGCCGGCCGTGTAGCGGCGAACGATGAGGAGAAAAGTCATTTCATTGATGATTCCGGCCACTCATTTAATGCCACCAATGTGCAGCCCTGTTTTTTCAGAACGAGCTGCAGCGCTTTGGATCGTGCGATGCGATGATGGCGGATCCGGGCCAGGCTGAAACAGAAAAAGATTTATCTTGCTTTTAATCAGGTGGATTTGTATAATGTATACGTATACTGATAGGTCATAATAACTCTTAACGTATAGGTTGATGATGGCGCCCTTCTTGTATGACCGGAAAACGTTTCTAAAAAAAACCGGCCTGACCGAGCCGGAACTGGCTCAATGCGAGCAGTTCGGTCTGATCAAACGGGATCTTTCCTCCAATCAGGCGGCCCCGCTGTACTCTGCAGATCAGCTCAAGGAGTCGGAACAGATCGCCCACTTTGTCCATATGGGCTACTCTTACCCCGAGATACGCAAGATCATTAAGAAAATCGGTTTGCCTAAAAGAGAAAAAGCGGCGGCCCTGTACGCGCAAAACGATTTTCTTACCGTGGGGGAGCTGGCGGATATGGTGCACGTCAACAATCGCACTATCAAATACTGGGAGGAACGGGGCATCATTCTTCCCGACCGCTATACCGAAGGGGGCTTCCGGCTCTACGGCGCCCACTATATTCATTTGTGCCGGTTGATCGTCGATCTGCAAAATTTCGGCTATACCCTTGAACAGATCAAGGAGCGGGCTGACCTGTTCCGGCTTTTTATCGAACTGCAGGCTAACCCGGGAAGAACGCGCGACGCCACAACCGCCATGGCCGGTTTGGAGACCATGGAACTGCGCATCCAGGAACTCTACACCCGCATGAAAGAGCTCGCCGAGGGGATGGAACGGTGGAATAAGTTGTTAAAGAAAAAACGCAAAGAGATCACCCGACTGAAAGCAGCCTACACTTCGGCGAAGGAAAAGCACTGAGCACCACTCCTGCGCTTCTCTCCGGAACAGAAACCAGGCACGCGCATCCGCCGGCACACTCATCCGGCAACGGCTCATTCATGACGGAATAAAAAGGAGGCTATTAATGCGTGTTTTAATGTTGTACCCGGCGTTTCCCGATACCTTTTGGAGTTTCAAACATGCCTTACGTTTTGTGCGCAAATCCGCCTCCTCGCCGCCGCTCGGCTTGGTCACCGTGGCTGCGCTTTTACCCTCCGCCTGGGAAAAACGGCTGATCGATCTGAACGTGGCCACTCTGCGCGACCGTGATATCGCCTGGGCGGATATGGTGATGATCTCCGCCATGATCGTGCAGCGCGAATCCGCTCGTGCATTAATCGATCGATGTAAACGGGCCGGCAAGACCATCGTGGCCGGCGGTCCGCTCTTTCTCAGTGAATACGAAAAATTTCCCCAGGTGGATCACTTTATTTTGAATGAGGGCGAGATCACCCTGCCGCTGTTTCTCAGCGACCTGGCTCGCGGCTGTCCGCAACCGCTCTATCGGACCGAGGCCTTTGCCGACATGACCATGAGCCCCACGCCGTTGTGGGAGCTGGTCGATTTCCGTAAATATGAATCGCTTTGCATTCAATATTCACGTGGCTGCCCGTTTCAATGCGATTTCTGCAACATCACCGCCATGCTCGGCCGCAAGCCGCGCACGAAAACCGCACAGCAGATCGTCGCCGAGTTGGACAAGATCTATGCACTGGGCTGGCGGCGCAATGTGTTTTTTGTCGATGATAATTTCATCTGCAACAAACGTCAGCTCAAACAAGAGATTCTACCCGCCATGATCGAATGGCGCAAGGGTAAATCGGGCTGTAATTATCTCACTGAAGCCTCCATCAACCTGGCTGACGACGAAGAGCTGATGTCCTTGATGGTCGCGGCGGGATTCAACTCTGTCTTCGTCGGCATCGAAACCCCGGATAAGGCGAGTTTGACCGAATGTAAAAAAGCCCAAAACGTGGATCGCGATTTGGTGCAAAGCGTGCGGACGATGCAGCGCCATGGTCTGCA
Encoded proteins:
- a CDS encoding MerR family transcriptional regulator gives rise to the protein MYDRKTFLKKTGLTEPELAQCEQFGLIKRDLSSNQAAPLYSADQLKESEQIAHFVHMGYSYPEIRKIIKKIGLPKREKAAALYAQNDFLTVGELADMVHVNNRTIKYWEERGIILPDRYTEGGFRLYGAHYIHLCRLIVDLQNFGYTLEQIKERADLFRLFIELQANPGRTRDATTAMAGLETMELRIQELYTRMKELAEGMERWNKLLKKKRKEITRLKAAYTSAKEKH
- a CDS encoding DUF4070 domain-containing protein — encoded protein: MRVLMLYPAFPDTFWSFKHALRFVRKSASSPPLGLVTVAALLPSAWEKRLIDLNVATLRDRDIAWADMVMISAMIVQRESARALIDRCKRAGKTIVAGGPLFLSEYEKFPQVDHFILNEGEITLPLFLSDLARGCPQPLYRTEAFADMTMSPTPLWELVDFRKYESLCIQYSRGCPFQCDFCNITAMLGRKPRTKTAQQIVAELDKIYALGWRRNVFFVDDNFICNKRQLKQEILPAMIEWRKGKSGCNYLTEASINLADDEELMSLMVAAGFNSVFVGIETPDKASLTECKKAQNVDRDLVQSVRTMQRHGLQVMGGFIVGFDSDTETIFDRQIEFIQKSGVVTAMVGMLQAVPGTPLFARLLAEGRISHDMSGDNADGTTNIIPAMGLDHLKQGYNRLMAEIYSPARFYERVKVCLRNYNPPRVQVRLHAAELYAFVRSIWKLGTLGEERREYWKLFFWTLFRRPRYLSLAITFAIYGFHFRTVNALNGIR